A window of Eretmochelys imbricata isolate rEreImb1 chromosome 25, rEreImb1.hap1, whole genome shotgun sequence contains these coding sequences:
- the POLR2E gene encoding DNA-directed RNA polymerases I, II, and III subunit RPABC1 produces MDDEEETYRLWKIRKTIMQLCHDRGYLVTQDELDQTLEEFKAQFGDKPSEGRPRRTDLTVLVAHNDDPTDQMFVFFPEEPKVGIKTIKMYCQRMQEENITRALIVVQQGMTPSAKQSLVDMAPKYILEQFLQQELLINITEHELVPEHVVMTKEEVTELLARYKLRENQLPRIQAGDPVARYFGIKRGQVVKIIRPSETAGRYITYRLVQ; encoded by the exons ATGGATGACGAGGAGGAGACCTACCGGCTCTGGAAGATCCGCAAGACCATCATGCAG CTCTGTCACGATCGGGGCTATCTGGTGACCCAGGATGAATTGGATCAGACCTTGGAAGAGTTTAAAGCCCAATTTGGCGATAAGCCCAGTGAAGGGAGACCACGGCGGACTGACCTTACAGTGCTGGTGGCCCATAATGATGATCCCACAGATCAGATGTTTGTCTTCTTCCCTG AGGAGCCCAAGGTTGGGATAAAGACAATCAAGATGTACTGCCAGAGAATGCAGGAAGAGAACATCACCAGAGCTTTGATTGTGGTGCAGCAGGGCATGACTCCCTCAGCGAAGCAG TCATTGGTGGACATGGCTCCCAAATACATCCTGGAACAATTcctgcagcaggagctgctgaTCAACATCACAGAACATGAG TTGGTTCCAGAGCATGTGGTCATGACAAAGGAAGAAGTAACTGAATTACTAGCCAGATA CAAACTGAGAGAGAACCAGCTCCCCAGGATACAGGCTGGAGATCCCGTGGCCAGATACTTCGGAATAAAGCGTGGGCAG GTGGTCAAGATCATAAGACCTAGTGAGACTGCAGGGCGATACATCACCTACCGACTGGTTCAGTAG